From the Desulfovermiculus halophilus DSM 18834 genome, the window CGGGACATTGAGTCCAACCTTGGTCGCGGCCTGAACCACGCCCTGGGCCAGGACGTCGCAGCGCAGGATCCCGCCGAAGATATTGATGAAGATCCCCTTCACATTCCCGTCCCCGAGAATGATCCGGAATCCGTTTTCAACCATCTCGGCGCTGGCCCCGCCGCCAACGTCCAGGAAGTTGGCCGGTTCGGCCCCGGCCTTCTTGATGATATCCATGGTGGCCATGGCCAGTCCTGCCCCGTTGACCATGTTGCCCACATTGCCGTCCATCTTGATGTAGTTCAGACCGTACTTGGAGGCCTCCACTTCCAGAGGATCCTCCTCGTCCAGGTCCCGGTACTCCAGGATGTTCTTGTGCCGGAACAAGGCGTTGTCGTCGAAATTCATCTTGGCATCCAGGGCCAGGAGACGGTTGTCCGAGGTCAGGACCAGGGGATTTATCTCCACCAGGGAGCAGTCGTAGGTCATGAGCAGCTTGTACAGATTGCTGACCAGGGCCATGCACTCCTTCCTGGCCTCGGCCGGGAGATCCAGTCCAAAGGCGACCTGCCGGCAGTGATAGGCCTGGATTCCCAGCATGGGATCAACCGCCACCTTGATGATCTTTTCCGGTGTCTTCTCCGCGACCTCTTCGATATCCACTCCCCCGGCCATGCTGGCCATGATCACCACCTGGGCCGAGGCCCGGTCCGGGATCACGCTCATGTACAGCTCCTGGGCAATGTCCAGACC encodes:
- the sucC gene encoding ADP-forming succinate--CoA ligase subunit beta — protein: MKIHEYQAKELFAKQQIPIPKGYLATSTEQAVDVADQLGAYPVVVKAQIHAGGRGKGGGVKLAWSKDEAKEVASSILGMNLVTHQTGPQGQPVKKVLVEQGLDIAQELYMSVIPDRASAQVVIMASMAGGVDIEEVAEKTPEKIIKVAVDPMLGIQAYHCRQVAFGLDLPAEARKECMALVSNLYKLLMTYDCSLVEINPLVLTSDNRLLALDAKMNFDDNALFRHKNILEYRDLDEEDPLEVEASKYGLNYIKMDGNVGNMVNGAGLAMATMDIIKKAGAEPANFLDVGGGASAEMVENGFRIILGDGNVKGIFINIFGGILRCDVLAQGVVQAATKVGLNVPVVVRMEGTNVEQGRQILAESGLDLRTAKDLADAARQVAALVN